The following proteins are encoded in a genomic region of Kosakonia oryzae:
- a CDS encoding purine-cytosine permease family protein, with product MASAPQSRSAENVGQSALPEPARMGKFSLTMAWWAVCSAVFYIVVGASLALAYGAINAIIGMALSVISYGLINGVISRFAIRSGLSVAQFSRRLFGRMGASLATLIFFSTAIYYAVFEGSVIAFALNHLFPGMVYWAAAALVVIYSVPLIFGSVQHWLDKFNGVLLPFYLVGLLATIVVSVMHYGYQANWLEYGPANPSRWGWWNCFTYYMGVWVLMMYTFDYARFGREEDSQYHARFNFGMPFYLVTFFLNGVAGIYLASSLHDSGALSETAVVVAILNLLGIAGLGFVWVTQTRINTANYYLATVNMQVFFHSLFNLKLPKLVWACVVGVVVYILMLADVFAWLLQALAYQGVFVVAWVGVALAGIAHNVPHDHEHEAINPIGVGAWFISVALGIVLMQGPASLASFSAVVTFVSACGLYTLFNQWARISENKLLKPRRSASVRR from the coding sequence ATGGCTTCAGCTCCACAATCCCGCTCGGCGGAAAATGTTGGTCAGTCAGCGCTGCCGGAGCCGGCGCGCATGGGGAAATTCTCCCTCACCATGGCGTGGTGGGCGGTGTGCAGCGCCGTGTTTTACATTGTGGTTGGCGCGTCTTTGGCACTGGCCTACGGGGCGATTAACGCCATTATCGGTATGGCGTTATCCGTTATTTCCTATGGTTTGATTAATGGCGTGATCAGTCGTTTTGCCATTCGCAGCGGCTTGTCTGTCGCCCAGTTCTCACGCCGCCTGTTCGGGCGGATGGGGGCATCGCTGGCGACGCTGATCTTCTTCTCTACGGCGATTTATTACGCCGTGTTCGAAGGCTCGGTGATCGCCTTCGCCCTCAACCACCTATTCCCGGGTATGGTCTACTGGGCAGCAGCGGCACTGGTGGTGATCTACAGCGTGCCGCTTATTTTCGGTAGCGTTCAGCACTGGCTGGATAAATTCAACGGTGTACTGCTGCCGTTTTACCTGGTGGGGTTGCTGGCGACGATCGTTGTTTCCGTGATGCATTACGGCTACCAGGCAAACTGGCTTGAGTATGGCCCGGCCAACCCTTCACGGTGGGGTTGGTGGAACTGCTTCACCTATTACATGGGCGTATGGGTATTGATGATGTACACCTTCGACTACGCCCGCTTTGGCCGTGAGGAAGACAGCCAGTATCACGCACGATTTAACTTTGGTATGCCATTTTATCTGGTCACCTTTTTCCTGAATGGCGTAGCGGGAATTTACCTCGCCAGCAGTCTGCACGACAGTGGGGCGCTCAGTGAAACCGCCGTTGTAGTGGCGATATTAAATCTGCTGGGTATTGCCGGGCTGGGTTTTGTCTGGGTGACACAGACACGGATCAACACGGCCAACTATTACCTGGCTACCGTCAATATGCAGGTCTTCTTCCACAGCTTGTTTAACCTCAAATTACCGAAGCTGGTCTGGGCCTGTGTGGTCGGTGTGGTGGTGTACATTCTGATGCTGGCGGATGTGTTCGCTTGGCTATTGCAGGCGCTGGCTTATCAGGGGGTATTTGTCGTGGCATGGGTAGGCGTGGCGCTGGCCGGGATTGCCCACAATGTACCGCACGACCATGAGCATGAGGCAATTAATCCGATAGGCGTGGGCGCGTGGTTTATCAGCGTGGCGCTGGGGATTGTGCTGATGCAGGGGCCAGCGTCACTGGCCTCGTTCTCGGCGGTGGTGACCTTTGTCTCAGCCTGCGGTTTGTACACGCTGTTCAATCAGTGGGCGCGGATAAGTGAAAATAAACTGCTCAAGCCCCGGCGTTCAGCCAGCGTCCGCCGCTGA
- a CDS encoding 5-oxoprolinase subunit C family protein, giving the protein MTINVIKPGLATTVQDAGREGYYHLGIPPSGALDPYSMQMANLLVGNAADDAVLEMTLLGPELHFSSDALIAVCGAAMTPIVDNQPAAAHSALYIRAGQHLRFAPARQGSRGYLAIAGGLDVPRILGSRSTYTLGALGGFQGRRLAAGDVLNVQPVNADRFRREGNTVPEVLLPVLEKSVTLRLVPGLYIHRLTDAAVDTFFADDWYVSTEADRTGYRLKGGQPLAFNPRTPPFGAGSDPSNIVDACYPIGSVQVPGGLEPIVLLRDAVSGGGYMTLGTVISPDLAILGQLQPNQHVRFMPVTLEEALVARRQSQQRLAQLANVLR; this is encoded by the coding sequence ATGACCATCAATGTGATTAAGCCTGGCCTTGCCACCACGGTTCAGGATGCAGGGCGGGAAGGCTATTACCACCTGGGCATTCCCCCCTCCGGCGCGTTGGATCCGTATTCGATGCAGATGGCGAACCTGCTGGTGGGTAACGCAGCCGATGATGCGGTGCTGGAGATGACGCTGCTCGGCCCGGAGTTACATTTTTCCAGCGATGCGCTGATCGCGGTGTGTGGCGCGGCGATGACGCCGATCGTTGACAATCAACCTGCGGCTGCGCACAGCGCGCTGTATATCCGCGCCGGGCAACATCTGCGCTTTGCCCCTGCCCGCCAGGGAAGCCGTGGCTATCTGGCGATTGCTGGCGGCCTTGATGTGCCGCGCATACTGGGAAGCCGCTCGACTTATACGCTGGGGGCGCTGGGAGGCTTTCAGGGGCGGCGACTGGCAGCGGGTGATGTGTTGAACGTGCAGCCAGTAAACGCAGATCGCTTCCGCCGCGAGGGGAACACTGTTCCTGAGGTATTGCTGCCGGTGCTGGAGAAATCCGTCACTCTGCGACTGGTGCCGGGTCTCTATATCCACCGACTGACGGATGCCGCGGTCGATACCTTCTTTGCTGACGACTGGTATGTGAGTACCGAAGCCGACCGCACGGGCTACCGTCTGAAAGGCGGGCAGCCGCTGGCGTTTAACCCACGGACGCCACCGTTTGGCGCAGGCTCCGATCCCTCCAATATTGTCGATGCCTGCTACCCCATTGGTTCCGTTCAGGTACCGGGTGGGCTTGAGCCAATTGTCCTGCTGCGCGATGCGGTATCGGGCGGCGGCTATATGACGCTGGGGACCGTTATCAGCCCCGATCTGGCCATTCTTGGTCAGTTACAACCGAATCAACACGTCCGCTTTATGCCTGTGACGCTGGAAGAGGCGCTGGTTGCCCGCCGCCAGTCTCAACAGCGACTGGCGCAACTGGCGAACGTGTTGCGTTAA
- a CDS encoding 5-oxoprolinase subunit B family protein — protein MANNPIRYSFGGDEHLFAEIDQSMSLNAFFHGLTLTRALEACQLPGVLDICLANASFQVRFNPDVLAPQTLLDKLQALEADSEADATLATRIIEVPVLYNDPWTHETLMRFRDRHQAPEGSDLDYAAHINGYADKDDFIAAHSGTPWFVSMVGFVAGLPFMYQMVGHDKQLQVPKYLRPRTDTPGLSLGHGGCFGCIYSVRGAGGYQLFGITPMPIYDPAQRLPYLQSEMVFFKAGDIVQFRAIDHQTYDDISEQVKKGIFSPRIRDVTFVLADFVADPQGYPQMLKRGLYDHQCD, from the coding sequence ATGGCCAATAATCCGATTCGCTACTCCTTTGGCGGAGATGAGCATCTTTTTGCCGAAATTGACCAGTCAATGTCGTTAAATGCTTTTTTCCACGGCCTGACGCTGACGCGAGCACTGGAGGCATGCCAGCTCCCCGGTGTGCTGGATATTTGCCTGGCGAACGCCTCTTTCCAGGTACGCTTTAACCCGGACGTGCTGGCACCGCAAACGCTGCTTGACAAGTTGCAGGCGCTGGAAGCCGATAGCGAAGCCGACGCAACGCTGGCGACACGCATTATTGAGGTGCCGGTGCTGTACAACGATCCGTGGACACACGAGACGTTAATGCGTTTTCGCGATCGCCATCAGGCACCGGAAGGCAGCGACCTCGACTATGCCGCACACATCAATGGTTATGCGGATAAAGACGACTTTATTGCCGCCCACAGCGGTACACCGTGGTTCGTGTCGATGGTGGGTTTTGTCGCTGGGTTGCCGTTTATGTATCAGATGGTCGGGCATGACAAACAGCTTCAGGTACCGAAATACCTGCGCCCGCGCACTGATACGCCCGGGTTATCCCTCGGTCATGGCGGCTGCTTCGGCTGTATCTACTCGGTGCGTGGCGCTGGCGGTTACCAGCTCTTTGGCATCACGCCAATGCCGATCTATGACCCGGCGCAACGTCTGCCGTATCTGCAAAGCGAAATGGTGTTCTTCAAAGCGGGCGACATTGTGCAGTTCCGCGCCATCGATCATCAGACTTATGACGACATCAGCGAACAGGTAAAAAAAGGCATATTTTCCCCGCGCATTCGCGATGTGACATTTGTGCTTGCAGACTTTGTCGCCGATCCGCAGGGCTATCCTCAGATGTTGAAAAGGGGGTTGTATGACCATCAATGTGATTAA
- a CDS encoding acetyl-CoA carboxylase biotin carboxylase subunit, with translation MTGKIKKLLVANRGEIAVRIIRAAQTLGIPTVAACSEADSESLAAKLADEVCIIGPAPAARSYLNINALLDAAAQTGANAIHPGYGFLSENAQFAERVEQAGYIFVGPDAQTIRVMGDKAAARRTAAEAGVPVVPGSRVLETVQAAQVRASQIGYPCLIKAAAGGGGRGIRVVENDEALAREFPVAQSESKAAFGSSAVYLERFIARARHVEVQILGDGERVIHLFDRECSLQRRRQKIFEEAPSPALSPAQRAALCDSAVQLARHLRYRGAGTLEYLFDETRGEFWFIEMNTRIQVEHPVTEMVTGIDLVQWMLRIANGEPLTLAQSDVQLSGSACEMRINAEDPDKNFFPCPGRIEAVVWPGGEGIRVDSHVFSGYSIPPWYDSLLAKVIAWGTDRADALARARQALGGLELRGIKTTAPLHQWLLQHPQLQAGEFTTTTLEQWLAERDSAATPPLQESRRYGQ, from the coding sequence ATGACGGGGAAAATAAAAAAATTATTGGTCGCCAACCGTGGGGAAATAGCGGTGCGTATTATTCGTGCTGCGCAAACACTGGGGATCCCAACGGTGGCGGCATGCAGCGAGGCGGACAGTGAAAGCCTCGCGGCAAAACTGGCCGATGAGGTGTGCATTATCGGCCCGGCACCAGCCGCGCGCAGTTATCTCAACATTAATGCCTTACTGGATGCCGCCGCGCAAACCGGTGCAAATGCGATCCACCCTGGCTACGGTTTTCTGTCGGAAAATGCCCAATTCGCCGAGCGGGTTGAACAGGCCGGGTATATTTTCGTCGGCCCCGACGCGCAAACCATTCGCGTGATGGGCGATAAAGCTGCAGCCCGTCGCACAGCAGCAGAAGCCGGTGTGCCGGTCGTTCCCGGCTCCCGGGTGCTGGAAACGGTGCAGGCAGCGCAAGTTCGCGCCAGCCAGATCGGTTATCCCTGCCTGATTAAAGCTGCAGCCGGCGGCGGCGGTCGTGGTATCCGCGTGGTAGAAAATGATGAGGCGCTGGCGCGGGAATTCCCCGTGGCCCAGAGCGAATCGAAAGCCGCTTTTGGCTCCAGCGCCGTCTACCTTGAACGTTTTATAGCCCGCGCCCGCCATGTTGAAGTGCAGATCCTCGGCGATGGCGAGCGGGTGATCCACCTGTTCGACCGCGAGTGCTCGTTACAGCGCCGTCGGCAGAAAATCTTTGAGGAAGCGCCCTCGCCTGCCCTGAGTCCTGCCCAGCGGGCCGCGCTCTGCGACAGCGCAGTGCAACTGGCGCGGCACCTACGCTACCGCGGGGCAGGCACGCTGGAATACCTGTTTGATGAAACGCGCGGCGAGTTCTGGTTCATTGAAATGAATACCCGTATTCAGGTGGAACACCCGGTAACCGAGATGGTAACGGGCATCGATCTGGTGCAGTGGATGTTACGCATCGCCAACGGTGAACCGCTAACGTTGGCGCAGTCGGATGTGCAGCTGAGCGGCAGCGCTTGCGAAATGCGCATTAACGCCGAAGACCCCGACAAGAACTTCTTCCCTTGCCCTGGCCGGATAGAGGCGGTGGTGTGGCCGGGTGGAGAAGGGATCCGTGTCGATAGCCATGTCTTCAGCGGTTACAGCATTCCCCCGTGGTATGACTCCTTGCTGGCGAAGGTGATTGCCTGGGGCACCGATCGTGCCGACGCGCTGGCCCGCGCCCGCCAGGCACTCGGCGGGCTGGAACTGCGTGGCATCAAAACCACCGCCCCGCTGCATCAATGGCTGCTGCAACACCCACAGTTGCAGGCGGGAGAATTTACCACCACCACCCTCGAGCAGTGGCTGGCGGAGCGCGACAGCGCAGCAACGCCCCCGCTACAGGAGAGCCGTCGCTATGGCCAATAA
- a CDS encoding acetyl-CoA carboxylase, with the protein MSDVEIISPLPGIFYRQPSPEAAPFVKDGDKVEPDTIIGLIEVMKQFSEIFAETRGIISAITIQNGDAVEPGQVIAIIKTDNE; encoded by the coding sequence ATGTCTGATGTTGAAATTATTTCGCCATTGCCGGGTATTTTTTATCGGCAACCCTCACCGGAGGCTGCACCTTTTGTTAAGGATGGCGATAAAGTCGAACCCGATACCATTATTGGTTTAATTGAAGTGATGAAGCAGTTCAGTGAAATATTCGCCGAAACTCGCGGCATAATAAGCGCCATCACCATACAAAATGGTGATGCCGTCGAACCCGGACAGGTGATCGCCATAATAAAAACCGATAACGAATAA
- a CDS encoding 5-oxoprolinase subunit PxpA gives MMKTVDINSDIGESFGSWIIGDDVDNELMTIISSANIATGFHAGDPNIMRKTVESARKNGVAIGAHPGFNDLQGFGRRHLSIPMDELVNDIIYQLGALREFARLYSLSLQHIKPHGALYMHLARDETAAQCFVAALHQLDAGLYLYCMAGSAVWQAAQRLEHPVVTEFYADREYDDQGFIVFTRSTGRLSVQAITEKVLMACLEGKVKTVTGNTIPIRFDSICIHSDTPGALEIISSVKMALINAGINVCSPGMV, from the coding sequence ATGATGAAAACGGTCGATATCAACTCCGATATAGGAGAAAGTTTTGGCTCATGGATAATTGGCGATGATGTTGATAATGAGCTTATGACGATAATAAGCTCCGCCAATATTGCCACCGGGTTTCACGCTGGCGATCCCAATATTATGCGAAAAACCGTCGAGTCGGCCAGAAAAAATGGCGTGGCGATTGGCGCACATCCGGGATTTAATGATTTACAAGGATTTGGTCGCCGCCATTTATCTATTCCGATGGACGAACTGGTTAACGACATTATTTACCAACTGGGTGCCTTGCGGGAATTCGCACGTTTATACTCCTTGTCTTTGCAGCATATTAAACCGCACGGCGCGTTATATATGCACCTGGCGCGGGATGAAACGGCAGCGCAATGTTTTGTTGCCGCTCTGCATCAACTCGACGCCGGCCTCTATCTTTACTGCATGGCGGGTTCCGCCGTCTGGCAGGCAGCGCAGCGGCTGGAACACCCGGTAGTCACCGAGTTTTACGCCGACAGAGAGTATGACGATCAAGGGTTTATTGTCTTCACCCGCAGTACCGGGCGTCTTAGTGTGCAGGCGATCACCGAGAAAGTGTTAATGGCCTGTCTGGAGGGGAAAGTCAAAACCGTTACCGGCAATACCATCCCGATTCGTTTCGATTCTATTTGTATCCACAGTGATACGCCCGGCGCACTGGAAATTATCAGCTCGGTAAAAATGGCGCTCATTAATGCAGGTATAAACGTCTGCTCACCGGGTATGGTTTAA
- a CDS encoding LysR family transcriptional regulator, with the protein MLTLRQIRYFVATAEMGQISLAAVHLNISQSAVTGAIQELEQLLGKKLFTRSVHGMMLTDYGNYFLNHAYTVLQTVENAVRSMPVNDTGVRGTLRLAASYTVIGYFLPFHLQRLAQDYPHIDIQLFEYERQDIEQGLVDQTLDMALVLTGNLRHQSIYAETLFNSTRRLWLPSRHPLCEKSHVTLEDVAGEPFIMLTVDEAADSAMRYWEEAGTSPNVILRTSSVEAVRSMVANGSGIAILSDLVYRPWSLEGRRIETRSLVNHVHPMSVGLAWRHDAHFTPAMAALREYFRSAFVTQQINMVRR; encoded by the coding sequence ATGCTGACATTACGCCAGATTCGTTATTTTGTTGCCACCGCCGAAATGGGGCAGATCTCGCTGGCGGCCGTGCATCTTAATATTTCGCAGTCAGCGGTCACCGGGGCGATTCAGGAACTGGAGCAGCTATTGGGCAAGAAGCTGTTTACCCGCTCGGTGCACGGCATGATGCTGACCGACTACGGGAACTATTTTCTTAACCATGCCTATACCGTGTTACAGACCGTGGAGAATGCCGTGCGTAGCATGCCGGTTAATGACACGGGTGTGCGTGGCACGCTACGCCTGGCGGCAAGTTACACGGTGATAGGCTATTTTCTGCCGTTCCATCTGCAACGGCTGGCGCAGGATTACCCGCACATTGATATCCAGCTGTTTGAGTATGAGCGGCAGGATATTGAACAAGGATTGGTTGACCAGACGCTGGATATGGCGCTGGTGCTGACGGGCAATTTACGCCATCAGTCGATTTATGCCGAAACCCTGTTTAATTCTACGCGCCGCTTGTGGCTGCCATCGCGGCATCCGTTATGTGAAAAATCACACGTGACGCTGGAGGATGTGGCCGGGGAACCTTTCATTATGCTCACGGTGGATGAAGCCGCAGACAGTGCCATGCGCTACTGGGAAGAGGCCGGAACCAGCCCCAACGTTATCCTGCGCACCAGTTCGGTCGAGGCGGTGCGCAGCATGGTGGCTAATGGTTCGGGGATCGCTATCTTATCGGACCTGGTTTATCGCCCGTGGTCGCTGGAAGGGCGGCGCATTGAGACCCGGTCGCTGGTGAACCATGTGCACCCGATGAGCGTCGGCCTGGCATGGCGTCATGACGCCCACTTCACCCCGGCGATGGCGGCGTTGCGCGAGTATTTCCGCAGCGCATTCGTGACGCAGCAAATCAATATGGTGCGACGTTAA
- a CDS encoding aldo/keto reductase: MQSFVPSTANYRGRRVVHNGVAHVDSKEPMTPEQRKELQRRTAASFNKLMETLNPGRTAMGIAAANATLVQAEPDNQDEQALPNSISTIIETVRPPVARFPLKFIQQVAATLDATGKNTFPAAAIIKDVNDQLTALQTDHIDIAFFPWPTSETLVDETLGAYDSLLKEGKILALGGMDLTAAQLSQILSAAAVQGFPGYQALAVNYNLFDRSVYEGALQDLVVKENIAALPYTSLADGFLTGKYRTLNDLIDNPLSAEIANYFTPRGFAILDAQAAIAAKYGVPAAAVALSWLMNQPGVATPIFGPFAVADAEEADQVATAAVEMRLSAEDIALLTNAGQ, encoded by the coding sequence ATGCAATCTTTTGTTCCCTCAACAGCGAACTATCGCGGTAGGAGAGTCGTCCATAATGGCGTTGCGCACGTCGACAGTAAAGAGCCCATGACGCCGGAGCAGCGTAAAGAATTACAACGCAGGACAGCGGCGAGCTTCAATAAACTCATGGAAACTCTGAATCCAGGGCGTACGGCAATGGGAATCGCTGCTGCCAATGCAACGCTGGTGCAGGCAGAGCCAGATAATCAGGACGAGCAAGCTCTACCAAACTCCATATCAACTATTATTGAAACAGTTCGTCCTCCCGTGGCCCGTTTCCCCTTAAAATTTATACAGCAGGTGGCCGCGACGCTGGATGCCACAGGAAAGAATACTTTCCCGGCAGCCGCGATCATCAAGGACGTCAACGATCAGTTGACAGCGCTGCAAACGGATCATATTGACATCGCGTTTTTTCCCTGGCCGACCAGCGAGACGCTCGTTGACGAAACGCTGGGGGCGTATGATTCCTTACTGAAAGAGGGAAAAATCCTTGCGCTTGGCGGCATGGATCTCACGGCGGCGCAATTGTCGCAGATACTTAGCGCAGCGGCTGTGCAAGGGTTCCCGGGCTATCAGGCCTTAGCCGTGAATTATAACCTTTTCGACCGTTCCGTTTACGAAGGCGCCCTGCAGGATCTGGTGGTGAAAGAAAATATCGCCGCATTGCCTTATACCAGCCTGGCTGATGGGTTTCTGACCGGGAAATATCGAACCCTTAACGACCTTATTGATAACCCGCTCTCCGCTGAGATTGCCAACTATTTTACCCCGCGCGGCTTTGCCATCCTGGATGCGCAGGCAGCCATCGCGGCAAAATATGGTGTTCCTGCGGCTGCGGTGGCGCTGTCGTGGTTAATGAATCAGCCCGGCGTGGCGACACCAATATTTGGGCCATTTGCGGTTGCCGATGCAGAGGAAGCAGATCAAGTTGCGACGGCTGCCGTCGAGATGAGACTCAGTGCGGAAGATATCGCGCTGCTGACGAACGCTGGACAGTAA
- the nac gene encoding nitrogen assimilation transcriptional regulator NAC: MNLRRLKYFVKIVDIGSLTQAAEVLHIAQPALSQQVATLEGELDQQLLIRTKRGVTPTEAGKILYTHARMILRQCEQAQLAVNNVGQCLRGQVSIGLAPGTAASSVTMPLLQAVRTELPEVAVYLHENSGAVLNDKLLSGQLDMAVLYERAPGAGINSLPLLKEDLYLVGTRDCPGQSVDLTAVAEMNLFLPRDYSAVRLRVDEAFSLRRLTAKIIGEIESIATLTAAIASGMGVTVLPESAARSLCSATNGWMARITTPSMNLPLSLNVSARGSLSPQAQAVKDILMSLVSRPAMESHELQLVS, translated from the coding sequence ATGAACTTAAGACGACTGAAATACTTCGTAAAAATCGTCGATATTGGAAGCCTGACTCAGGCAGCCGAAGTATTGCATATTGCGCAGCCCGCGCTGAGTCAGCAAGTCGCCACTCTGGAAGGTGAGCTGGATCAGCAGTTGTTGATCCGCACTAAACGGGGCGTAACGCCCACGGAAGCTGGGAAAATTCTCTATACCCATGCGCGGATGATTTTGCGTCAGTGCGAACAGGCACAACTGGCGGTGAACAACGTTGGCCAGTGTCTGCGCGGCCAGGTTTCCATCGGCCTTGCGCCGGGCACGGCAGCGTCTTCGGTCACCATGCCATTATTACAGGCTGTGCGTACTGAGCTGCCTGAAGTGGCGGTCTATCTGCATGAAAACAGCGGCGCAGTGCTGAATGATAAATTGCTGAGTGGTCAACTGGATATGGCGGTGCTGTATGAGCGCGCGCCGGGGGCGGGGATCAATAGCCTGCCGCTGCTGAAAGAAGACCTCTATCTGGTGGGTACCCGCGATTGCCCGGGGCAGAGCGTGGATTTAACCGCGGTCGCTGAAATGAATCTGTTCCTGCCGCGTGACTATAGCGCTGTACGTCTGCGTGTCGATGAAGCGTTCTCTCTGCGCCGCCTGACGGCAAAAATCATTGGCGAAATCGAATCCATTGCCACGCTGACCGCAGCAATCGCCAGCGGAATGGGCGTTACCGTATTGCCGGAATCAGCCGCGCGTTCGCTGTGCAGCGCAACCAACGGCTGGATGGCGCGTATTACCACACCATCAATGAACCTGCCGCTGTCGCTGAATGTTTCGGCCCGCGGCTCGCTGTCACCACAAGCGCAGGCAGTAAAAGATATTTTAATGTCTTTAGTCAGTCGCCCGGCCATGGAAAGCCATGAGTTGCAGTTGGTGAGCTAA
- the cbl gene encoding HTH-type transcriptional regulator Cbl — translation MNFQQLKIIREAARRDYNLTEVANMLYTSQSGVSRHIRELEEELGIEIFIRRGKRLLGMTEPGKALLVIAERILNEASNVRRLADLFTNDTSGVLTIATTHTQARYSLPSVIKAFRALFPEVRLELIQGTPQEIESLLHNGGADIGIASERLSNDSSLAAFPWFRWHHSLLVPQDHPLVQCSPLTLEDISRWPLITYRQGITGRSRIDEAFGRKGLIPDVVLSAQDSDVIKTYVELGLGVGLVAEQSSGENEEGKLVRLNTQHLFDANTVWLGLKRGQLQRNYVWRFIELCNAGLSVDDIKRQVMEPDETVIDYQI, via the coding sequence GTGAATTTCCAGCAATTAAAAATAATCCGCGAGGCGGCGCGGCGGGATTACAACCTGACCGAGGTCGCCAACATGCTTTACACGTCGCAGTCAGGCGTCAGCCGTCATATCCGCGAGCTTGAAGAAGAGCTGGGGATTGAGATTTTCATCCGTCGTGGCAAACGGCTGCTGGGAATGACCGAACCGGGTAAAGCACTGCTGGTGATTGCCGAGCGCATCCTCAATGAGGCGAGCAACGTCCGTCGGCTCGCCGATCTCTTCACCAATGACACTTCCGGCGTGTTGACTATCGCCACCACGCATACGCAGGCGCGTTACAGCCTACCGTCGGTGATCAAAGCGTTCCGCGCGCTGTTCCCGGAAGTCCGCCTGGAATTGATTCAGGGAACGCCGCAGGAAATCGAGTCGCTACTGCATAACGGCGGAGCGGATATCGGTATCGCCAGTGAACGCTTAAGCAACGACAGTTCGCTGGCGGCTTTCCCGTGGTTCCGCTGGCATCACAGCTTACTGGTTCCGCAGGATCACCCGCTGGTGCAGTGCTCGCCGCTAACGCTGGAAGATATCAGCCGCTGGCCGTTGATTACCTACCGCCAGGGGATCACCGGGCGTTCACGTATCGATGAAGCCTTTGGCCGCAAGGGGTTAATCCCTGATGTGGTGCTTAGCGCACAAGATTCGGACGTGATTAAAACCTATGTCGAACTGGGGCTGGGTGTCGGGCTGGTGGCAGAACAATCGAGCGGCGAGAATGAAGAGGGTAAGCTGGTACGACTGAATACGCAGCATCTGTTTGACGCCAACACCGTGTGGCTGGGGCTGAAGCGCGGTCAGCTACAGCGCAATTACGTGTGGCGTTTTATCGAACTGTGTAATGCCGGGTTGTCCGTAGACGATATCAAGCGCCAGGTAATGGAGCCGGATGAAACGGTGATTGATTACCAGATTTAA